A genomic region of Arachis hypogaea cultivar Tifrunner chromosome 5, arahy.Tifrunner.gnm2.J5K5, whole genome shotgun sequence contains the following coding sequences:
- the LOC112803567 gene encoding protein FAR1-RELATED SEQUENCE 5-like gives MDFDLYSSDNDEESSEMSLGVCGSSGSSDDDDSTSLFGIGTSHSESNKESHRSEGDVHGKVPVLLTAEDFLHTVFTSEEEAYNAYKEFAWTRGFGVCKGDVGRVDGVLVRRDIFCHRQGTRSDKHYDRPERVREERLESRTDCKAKLKIYYDVHDNVWRVRKIIDEHNHDMAPAEFCNLLPSHRKMSDGDKAQVNSMKQFGIPTSKIMAYMAGQSGGYSMLRFTKRDLYNYVHSQRRARILDGDAAATISYLEGKANADLMSVARYTTTVDNRLGSLFWVDGIMKSDYELFGDVLAFDATYRGNKYKKPLVVFSGTNHHRQTCIFGFALLQDEEVRTYKWVLLNLLDVMGQRRPNLVPKPTRFSVVVRMCC, from the coding sequence ATGGATTTCGACCTTTACTCAAGCGATAATGATGAAGAGTCATCAGAGATGTCGTTGGGTGTGTGTGGTTCTTCAGGGTCCTCTGATGACGACGACAGTACTAGCTTATTTGGCATAGGAACAAGTCACTCGGAATCGAACAAAGAATCGCATCGCTCAGAAGGGGATGTTCACGGCAAGGTGCCTGTGTTACTTACCGCAGAGGACTTCTTGCATACAGTTTTCACTTCTGAGGAGGAGGCCTACAATGCTTACAAGGAGTTTGCCTGGACAAGGGGGTTTGGTGTTTGCAAGGGGGATGTGGGACGGGTTGACGGTGTTTTAGTGAGGCGGGACATCTTCTGTCATCGTCAGGGCACGAGGAGTGACAAGCATTATGATAGGCCAGAACGAGTAAGGGAGGAGCGGCTGGAGAGTCGCACGGACTGCAAGGCAAAATTGAAAATATACTATGATGTGCATGATAATGTGTGGAGAGTGCGAAAGATTATTGATGAACACAACCACGACATGGCTCCGGCTGAGTTTTGCAACCTGTTGCCAAGTCACCGAAAAATGAGCGACGGGGATAAGGCTCAAGTGAATAGCATGAAGCAATTTGGAATTCCTACCTCGAAAATAATGGCTTACATGGCAGGCCAATCGGGTGGCTACAGCATGCTTCGGTTTACAAAAAGGGATTTGTACAATTATGTTCACAGTCAACGCCGAGCACGAATCTTGGATGGGGATGCAGCTGCAACTATAAGCTACCTAGAGGGGAAGGCAAATGCGGACCTTATGTCAGTCGCCAGATACACAACGACTGTAGATAATCGGTTGGGTAGCTTATTTTGGGTGGACGGTATCATGAAATCCGATTATGAGTTGTTTGGTGATGTCCTTGCATTTGACGCGACATACCGTGGGAACAAGTACAAGAAACCTCTGGTGGTGTTCTCTGGGACAAATCATCACAGGCAAACTTGCATTTTTGGATTTGCCTTGCTTCAGGATGAGGAGGTGCGCACCTACAAATGGGTTCTGCTGAACCTTTTGGATGTCATGGGTCAAAGAAGACCGAACCTTGTTCCGAAACCGACGCGGTTTAGTGTTGTGGTGCGGATGTGCTGCTAA
- the LOC112801617 gene encoding uncharacterized protein: MSDHLVLFVDRLGRPADPVAQPAQLPVDPSPPAAEVVHGSSGSAPAADRDVELEHGGDDDEEPLIQMAECRICQEEDGVSNLESPCACSGSLKYAHRKCVQHWCNEKGDITCEICHQPYQPGYTAPPPRPQPEETTIDIGGGWTISGTPLDLRDPRLLAIAEAERQFLDAEYDEYAASNASGAAFCRSAALILMALLLLRHALSVTDGDASDDDPSNFFSLFLLRAAGFLLPCYIMAWAISILQRRRQRQEAAALAATQVAFVLQSGQHRGLQFAIAPGPPPTVQQEQV, encoded by the exons ATGAGCGATCACTTGGTACTATTCGTCGACCGTCTCGGGCGCCCCGCCGATCCCGTCGCGCAGCCCGCTCAGCTCCCAGTTGATCCCTCGCCGCCGGCGGCGGAAGTGGTCCACGGATCTTCTGGATCCGCTCCGGCAGCGGATCGCGACGTTGAGTTGGAACACGGCGGCGATGATGACGAGGAGCCGCTGATCCAGATGGCGGAGTGCCGCATTTGCCAGGAGGAGGACGGTGTCTCCAATTTGGAAAGCCCCTGCGCCTGCAGCGGAAGTCTGAAG TATGCACACAGAAAGTGTGTCCAGCATTGGTGCAATGAGAAGGGAGACATAACTTGTGAGATATGCCATCAG CCTTACCAACCTGGTTATACTGCTCCACCACCACGCCCTCAGCCTGAAGAAACCACCATTGACATAGG AGGAGGCTGGACAATATCTGGCACGCCTTTGGACTTGCGTGATCCTCGACTATTGGCAATTGCAGAGGCTGAACGCCAATTTTTGGATGCGGAATATGATGAATATGCTGCTTCTAATGCCAGTGGAGCTGCATTTTGCCGCTCTGCAGCTCTAATT TTAATGGCCCTTTTACTCTTGCGGCATGCACTTTCTGTCACTGATGGTGATGCTTCTGATGATGACCCATCCAATTTTTTCTCC CTTTTCTTGCTACGTGCTGCTGGATTTCTTTTACCTTGCTATATAATGGCTTGGGCAATTAGTATTCTGCAACGTCGGCGACAGAGACAG GAAGCTGCAGCACTAGCAGCAACCCAAGTTGCTTTTGTCCTACAGTCTGGGCAGCACAGGGGGCTACAATTTGCCATAGCCCCAGGACCACCACCCACTGTACAGCAGGAACAAGTGTGA